In the genome of Streptomyces collinus, one region contains:
- a CDS encoding calcium-binding protein → MRIRATVAAVTGALALSALAVPAAQADNHTPDLASLVPSTSKATPFTAAAPADESLGDTKITGVTVNGGKNIVVGTTVKKSFTVSVTATDPEGVQDAFAMLWHGPDTESADGAIVPETLDNDQVGNCTNSSATTATCKVTLIADPNENVYSNILAGTWKVWAAAAGNDGDYQIREAYKTAKVQRASKLTVNASPEPVKKGKTITVTGKLSRANWDDNKYHGYTNQSVKLQFRKKGSDTYTTVKTIKSNSTGELKTTVTASADGYFRYSFAGTTTTPAVNAAGDFVDVQ, encoded by the coding sequence ATGCGTATCCGAGCCACCGTGGCCGCCGTCACCGGCGCCCTGGCCCTTTCCGCCCTCGCCGTGCCGGCCGCGCAGGCGGACAACCACACGCCGGACCTGGCGTCGCTGGTCCCGTCCACCTCGAAGGCCACGCCGTTCACCGCCGCCGCTCCGGCGGACGAGTCCCTGGGCGACACCAAGATCACGGGTGTGACCGTCAACGGCGGCAAGAACATCGTGGTCGGCACGACCGTCAAGAAGTCCTTCACCGTCTCCGTGACGGCCACCGACCCGGAAGGCGTCCAGGACGCCTTCGCGATGCTGTGGCACGGCCCGGACACCGAGAGCGCCGACGGCGCGATCGTGCCGGAGACTCTGGACAACGACCAGGTCGGCAACTGCACCAACTCCAGCGCGACCACCGCCACCTGCAAGGTCACGCTGATCGCCGACCCGAACGAGAACGTCTACAGCAACATCCTCGCCGGTACCTGGAAGGTGTGGGCCGCTGCCGCCGGTAACGACGGCGACTACCAGATCCGCGAGGCCTACAAGACGGCCAAGGTCCAGCGGGCCTCCAAGCTGACGGTCAACGCCTCGCCCGAGCCGGTGAAGAAGGGCAAGACCATCACGGTCACCGGCAAGCTGTCCCGTGCCAACTGGGACGACAACAAGTACCACGGCTACACCAACCAGTCGGTCAAGCTGCAGTTCCGCAAGAAGGGCAGCGACACCTACACCACGGTCAAGACCATCAAGTCCAACTCCACGGGCGAGCTGAAGACCACCGTCACTGCCTCGGCGGACGGCTACTTCCGCTACTCCTTCGCGGGCACCACGACCACCCCGGCGGTCAACGCCGCGGGTGACTTCGTCGACGTGCAGTAA